The DNA sequence CGGCGAGCGAGTTCCAGGTGTGCCGGAGCCAGTCCAGGTAGACCGAGCCCACGTCGGACACCAGCAGGGCCGCGGCGACGACCACGACCGCGGCGAGCACGAGCAGGACGACCGCGCCGATCGACACCCGGCTGTGGTGCAGCGTCGCCACCGCTTTCCCGTCGACGAGCTTCGTGCCGAGCTTGAGGCGGGTGAGGAACGTCGACGGGTTCGAGCCGGAGCGGCCGTGGTCGAGGAACTCGCGCAGGGTGGCCTGGAAGCCGACCGTGACCACGAGGCTCGCGCCGTGCGCGTCGGCCAGCAGCAGCGCGAGGTCCTCGGCGTTGCCGGACGCGGGGAACGTCACCGCGCCGATGCCGAGGTCCTGGATCCGCTCGACACCGGGGGCGTGCCCGTCGGGCTGGGCGGGCACCACGACCTCGCCGCCGCTGCGCAGTGTGGCGGTGCCGATCCCGGTGGGGTCGCCGACCATGACGTCCGGCAGGTGGCCCTGCGCGCGCAGGGTGTCGGCCCCGGCGTCGACGCCGATCAGCACCGGCCGGTGCTCGGCGATGTACTTCTTCAGCTTCTTGAGGTCTTCGGCGTGCCCGTTGCCGCCCGCGACGACCAGCACGTGCCGGTCCCGCAGCTGCACTTTCAGCTCCGGCACGCCGACGCCGTCGAGGATCAGGGTGCGCTCGCGGCGGAGGAACTCGATGGTGTTGGCCGAGAACGCCTCCAGCTGCGTCGACATCCCGGCCTTGGCCTCGATCATCTGGTCCGCGACGCTGTCGGCGGTCTGCTCGATGCCGGAGGCGACCTGGCGCTCGCCGACGTACACGACGCCGTCGAGCAGCCGCAGTTTCGTGCCGTCCTTGATCGAACGCAGCAGCTCCCCGCCGACCGAGTCGACCAGCGGGACGCCGGCGGCGATGAGGATCTCGGGGCCGAGGTTGGGGAACCGGCCGGAGATCGACGGTGACGCGTTGACCACGCCGGCGACCTCGGCGTCGACGAGCGCGTCGGCCGTCTGGCGGTCGAGGTCCAGCTGGTCGAGCACGACGATGTCGCCCGGACTGATCCGGCGCAGCAGCTCCCGGGTGCGGCGGTCGACCCTGGCGACCCCGGTGATGCCCGGCAGGGGTTCGGAGTTCCGCGTGAGCAGACCGGTGAGCTTCATGTGGCCGATGGTGACAAATTTGCTCGTGGGACTGCGCACGCCACGCCGTAGCAGAGGTGACTCGTTGTGGTGAGCCACGCCGCGCCCAAGTTCTCGATCAGGCGTCGGACTCCTCCGAAAGAGATCCGAAATCGAGGTTCACCCAGGGGCTGCCCGGGTCCTGAAGGAGCTGGTGGTGGACCCGCACGGCGGCGGGGTACCACTCGCCGAACTCGTCGTCCCGGCTGTGCAGCACCCGGCCCATGAGGTAGCCCGCCGACAGGTCGGCCCATGACTGGTGGTAGCGACGCGCGAGCGAACCGGCCTCCAGGACCATCAGCTCGGCGCTCAGCGCGTCACAGTATCCGGCCGCCAGGCCCCAGCGCGCGATGTTGACCGCGCGGCCGACGTCCCAGGACAACGCCGTCGTGACGAAACCCTCGGCGTCGAGCAGGCCGTCGGCGCGGAAGCGCTGCTCGTAGCGCGAGACCCGGCGCACGGTGTCGCGCAGCTCGTCGGCCTGGTCCTCGGCGTCGTTCTCCGCGCACCACCGGCCCACCACCTCCGCCCAGGTCAGCGGATCGAACTCGCCGTCGCGCAGCCCGTACTCGGCGGCGAACCGCAGGCGCAGCATCAGCACCAGGTTGCCGGGCGTGAGCGCGTAGCCGTCGCCGACGAGGTCGGCCATCGTGGCGCGCCAGGCCGGCGGGTCGGCCACGCCCCACCAGTCGCGCAGGCCGCGGACCTCGGCCACGTAGTCGTGGTAGCGCCCGTCGAGCAGGTTCCACGGCGCGGCGTTCAGCACGGCCAGGTGCGCGCCGCAGGCCAGGGCGTGCGCGATCGGCCCTTCGAGGTGCCCGTACGGCGCGGTGATCAGCCGTTCGACCTGCTCTTCCAGCGGCGTGACGTCGTCGAGGTGCGCGTCGAGCCACGGCTGCAGCGTCGCGCCGGGCAGCCGCCACTCGCCCCGGGTGCCGCGGTTGAACACGACCCGTTCGTGCCGGCCGACGCCGTCGACCGCCCAGTCCAGTGCCCCGCTCATGAAGACGACGTCCGACCCGAGGTCGGGCAGCGCGCCGCGGGTGAAGACCTGCAGGAACTCGTCACCGCCGGTTTCGTGGTAGACGTTGGGGAACGTCTCCGCGCGGTCCTCGAGGATGCTCTCGGCGTCGGCCCGCCGGATCGGGACGAACAGCTCCTCCCCGGCGAGCAGGCCGAGATAGGCGTCGAGATCGCCCTCCCGGCGGGCGGCGGCCAGCTGCGCTTCGACGTCGGCGGGTGGCGGCAGGATCAAGGGGCGGCTCCCTCCACTCGGCCGGTCAGCACGACGAGCTTGCCCGCCGTCCGGTTGTGCTCCAGGTCGTCGTGCGCCTGCCGGATCGCCTCCATCGGGTAGACCCGGGCGGGGCCGAGGCTGACGCCGCCGTCGGCGATCCGGTCGAGGTACCGCTGGAGAACGGGTGCGGGCAGGTCGTCCGCCTCACCACCATAAGCGGTCAGGCGCACCCCGGCGGGAAGGTATCCGATCGGATAGAAATTCTTGATTGTCCACTCGTTCGAGAGCATGCCCGTAAAGCACACCGTGCCGTGCACGCGGGTGGCCGCGAGAGTGTCCGGCAGGGTCGGCGTCCCGACCAGTTCGAGGGCCGCGTCGACACCGTCCGGCACGATCTTCCGGACCTGCGCGGCGACATCGCCGTCGTCCAGGAGCGGATGCTCGACCCCGTGCGCGGCCAGGGTTTCCAGGCGGTCCCGCCGCCGGGTCGTGGCGAAGACGGTGGCCCCGAGGTCGCGGGCGAGGGTCGCGGTGGCGAAGCCGAGGGCGGACGTCCCGCCGCGGATCAGCAGCGTCTGGCCCGCTTTGAGGTCGAGGCCGGTGGTGAGGGAGCCGTACGCGGTCTGCAGCGTCTCCGGGACCTGGCCGAGCACCTCCCACGGCAGGTCCGAGCGGAACGGGATGACCTGCTCGCGCGGGACGAGCGTGTACTCGGCATAACCGCCGTCGAAGGTGCGGCCCATCCCGCCCATCATCGTGGCGACCTGCTGCCCGGGCTCGAAGTCGCCGTCCGGCGCGGCGTCGACGACCCCGACGGCCTCGATGCCGGGCACCCGCGGGAACGTGACGCCGTCGGCGAGGCCGAGGCGGGTGTGCAGCTCGGAGCGGTTGAGGCCGAACGCCCGGACGGCGATCCGCACCCAGCCCGGTTTCGCCTCGGGCAGCGGCAGGTCCGTCAGTTCGAGGTTCTCGACCGGCCCGGGTTCCCGGAGTACGACTGCGCGCATCGTGGGTCCTTTCTTCGCAAGCGAACAGTCCGCATAACAACAGTCCGCGCGGGTACTATTCCCGGCGTGAGCCTGTCCCGAGAACACGACGCGGCGTGGCGCGGCTTCCTGCGCTCGTCGGCCCTGCTGCTGCGGGTACTGGACGCGGACCTGCGCGCCGCGCACGGGATGTCGCACCGCACGTACGACGCGCTGGTCCAGCTCTCGGAAGCCCCCGATCAGCGGCTCCACATGAAAGACCTGGCCGACGCCCTGGTGCACAGCGCGAGCGGGCTGACCCGCCTGGTCGACGGCCTCGAGCGCGACGGCTACGCCCGGCGCGAGGTGGATGCGGGCAACCGCCGGGCCACCCTGGTGATCCTGACCCCGGCCGGCCTGGCGGCACTGGAGGAGGCGTGGCCGACGCACGTCCGGGGCGTGGAGCGCCATTTCGCCGGCCACCTGAGCCGGGAGGAGGCGTGGACGCTGGCCGCGGTGTTCGGCCGGATCGCCGGCGACCTGGAGAGCTGATCCGCGTATTCGATCATCTTTTCCCGGGACCCGGGTTCCGGAATTCCCCGTCGATTTTACTATTCATTTACCGTGACGCCGCCCTTTAACGCCCGAAACCCCGTTGAGCTTCTTGTTGGAAAGTGACGGACTGAGGTCTCACCAGGCGAAAGGCGGGTCCGCGGCCGTTTGCCGGAGTGGTGACTGTACGTTCTTGATCCGTTTCAGAACGCTGTCACAATTCTCAGGAAGGTCTTTCGCCCGGACCACTGATACTTGTCGCACAGCCGACCGCTGTGCAATGCATCCTCGTGGGGGGCGATCGCATTGCGCCACCGAGCGTTTCTCATGCCACCCAGGAGTTTGCCCATGCTGCCCAGCGATGTCGGCGTTCTCGGAACCGATGGTGTCCCGAGCGTGCCCACCCTGCCGGACGTCCCGGCACCGCGGCTCGCCGCCCTCGAGCGGCTGCCGCGCCCCGCCGTGCGGACCGGCTTCAACCACGCCGCGCTGTCCGTGACGGACCTCGACCGCGCGGTTGCGTGGTACGAGCAGGTCTTCGGGCTCAAGCTGCTGCTCGGACCGTTCTCCATCAGCAGCGACGCCCCCGGCGGCGGCCCGGCGTCGGACATCTACGGCGAGGGCTGGCAGAGCGCCCGCATCGCCCACATGGTCATGCCGGGCGGCACCGGGATCGAGCTGTTCGAGTTCACCGGCCCGGTGGCCGAGCGCCGCGCCGAGAACTTCGACTACTGGCGCACCGGCATCTTCCACATCTGCTTCACGTGCCTCAACGTGGAAGAGACGGCCAAGCGCATCACGCTCTTCGGCGGCCGCCAGCGCAGCAAGATCCACCAGGTCGGGCCGGAGTCGTGGTTCTGCTTCTGCGAAGACCCCTTCGGCAACGTGATCGAGCTCGTCGACCAGACCTTCGAAGAGCTGTTCACCCCGCCGCCGGGCGTCGAGGACCCGGACGCCTGCTGACCGGCAGCGAACGACGCCGGGTGGGGCGCGCCGGTGCCCCACCCCGCTACTTCTTCTTGGCCCGCTTGCGTTTCGGCTCGAACTCGGTCTTGTCCTTCTCGGCCGTCGCCAGGAGTTCCTCCGCGTGCGCGCGGCCGGTTTCGTTGTCCATGCCGGCGAGCATCCGGGCCAGCTCGCTGACCCGCTCGGCCGGCGCGAGGTTCTTCACGCCGCTGCGCGTCACCCCGCCCTTGTGGCCCTTGTCCACCACCAGGTGCTGATCGGCGAACGCGGCCACCTGCGGCAGGTGCGTGACCACCAGGACCTGGTGGGTCCGCGCGAGCCGCGCCAGCCGGCGGCCGATCTCGATCGCCGCGCGGCCGCCGACCCCGGCGTCGACCTCGTCGAACACCAGCGTCTGCACCGTGTCGGCGTGCGCGAGGACGACCTCGATCGCCAGCATCACCCGCGACAGCTCACCACCCGACGCGGCCTTGTGCACCGGCAGCGGCGGCGCGCCGTCGTGGGCCCGCAGCAGCAGCTCGACGTCGTCGATCCCGTCCGCACCGGCGTGCACCGCATGGCCGTCGATGGCCAGCGCGTGCGTGTCGCCGTGCTCGGCCGGACGCTGCTCGACCGTCACCTCGATCGCGGCCTGGCCCATCGCCAGGCCGGACAGCTCCCGGGTGATCTCCGCCGCCAGCTCGGCCGCCGCCTTCTCGCGCGCCGCCGAGACGTCGACGGCGTGCGTGGCCAGCTGCACCGCGAGCTGATCGCGGCGCAGCGCCAGCTCGGCCAGCGCCTCTTCCGAGGTGTCCATGGTCTCCAGGCGGCGCCGGGCGTCGTCGGCCCAGGCGAGCACCCCGTCGACGTCCGCCGCGTACTTGCGGGTCAGCCGCTTGAGGTCGCCCTGGCGGGCCAGCACCTTCTCCAGCAGCGCCGGGTCGGCGTCGAGCGTCTCGACGTACCCGCCGAGCTCGGCCCCGACGTCGGCCAGCAGCACCGTCGCCTCTTCCAGCCGCGGTGCCAGCTCGCGCAGCACGGCGTCTTCCGACGTCGACAACCGCCGCAGCGCTTCGGAAACCAGGCCCATGGCGCCCGGCGCGTCCGGATCGCCTTCCGCCGAACCGGACACGGCGACGTGCGCCTCGGTCGCGGCCGCCCGCAGCTCGTCGGCCGCGGCGAGCCGCTTGATCTGCGCGGTGAGCTCGACGTCCTCGCCCGGCTCCGGGACGACCGCGTCGATCTCGGTCAGCCCATGCTTGAGCAGGTCCGCCTGCTGGGCCATCTCGCGGGAGCGGGTGGACCGCTCGGTCAGCTCGGCGATCACCGCCAGCCACTCCGACCGGATCTCCTGGTAGGCCCGCAGCGGCTTGGTGACGGCGTCACCGGCGAACCGGTCGATCACCGCCCGCTGCTCGGCCGGGCGCAGCAACCGCAGCTGATCGTTCTGCCCGTGCACCGCGATCAGCTGTTCGGACAGCTCCGCGAGCACGCCGACCGGCACCGACCGGCCACCCAGGTGAGCCCGGGACCGGCCGTCGACGGCGATGGCGCGCAGCGCGATGACACTGCCGTCCTCGTCCACGTCGGCACCGGAGTCGGTGACGATCCGCTCGGCGCCTTCGACGCCCGAATAGGTGAACCGTCCTTCCACGAACGCCTTGAGCATCCCCGTTCGCACCTTCGAGACCTCGGCCCGGCCTCCGGAGAGCAGGTGCAGCCCGGTGACGACCATGGTCTTCCCGGCACCCGTCTCACCGGTGACGACGGTGAAGCCCGCGTGCAGTTCCAGCAGGGCGTCCTCGATGACTCCGAGGCCCTGGATGCGCATCTCGGCCAGCACGCCGCCTACCGTAGCGGCCCCCACCGACACTTCGCGCACCCGGCGGCCCGGCGAGTCGCCGATATGTTCGAATCAAGCGCCGAGCGGCCCGTTCGCGCCCTATTCGTTCGGGCGGGCGTGCCGCTCGCGCCAGCTCTTCACCGGCAACGCGAACTTCTGCACCAGGCGATCGGTGAACGGGCCGTCCCACAACCGGACCAGCCGCACCGGCGTGCCGCCGCAGGTGACCCGCACCCGGGCGCCCGGCGGCAGGTCCTGGCTGCGGGTGCCGTCGCAGGTCAGGACCGCGGACGAGCCGTCCGGGTCGATCCCGACGGTGATCACCGAGTCACGCGAGACGACCAGCGGCCGGGAGAACATCGCGTGCGCGTTGCTCGGCACGACCAGCAGCGCCTGCACGTCCGGCCAGATGATCGGGCCGCCCGCCGAAAACGCGTACGCCGTCGAACCGGTCGGTGTGGCGCACAGCACACCGTCGCAGCCGAACGCCGAAACCGGCCGCCCGTCGACCTCGATCAGCGCGTCGAGCACCCGCTCGCGCGTGCTCTTCTCGACGCTGGCCTCGTTCAGCGCCCAGGTCCGGCCCAGCTCGGTGCCGCCGTGGGTGACCGTGACGTCGATGGTCATCCGCTCTTCGACCTGGTAGTCGCCGTCGACGACGCGCTGCACCGTGTCGGCCAGCGCGTCCGAGTCGGCCTCCGCGAGGAACCCGACACGGCCCAGGTTCACACCGAGCACCGGCACCCCGGCCGGGCGCGCCAGTTCGGCCGCGCGCAGCAGCGTGCCGTCGCCACCCAGCACGAACACCAGCTCGACGCCGGCCGCCGGGTTGTCGTCCGGGTCCACGACGGTGCAGGTCGCGCCGACACCGTGCTCGTCCGGGTTGATCAGCGCGCAGACGTCCTGGTCGATGACCCGGATCCGGATCCCGGCCTTCGCGAAGCGGGCCGAAACCTCGCGCGCGGCCTCACCCGTCGCCTCGCGGTCGGGGTGCACCATGAGGAGAACTTCACGTTCGGTGGTCATGCGGGCCCTTCCTCGACGGCGGTTCGGACGAGCCGCTCGGCCTCAGACCTGTCTACCGCGTCCACTGTGGACTCGGCCACGTGTTCTTTCCTGAGCCACACGAAGTACTCGACGTTCCCGGACGGTCCGGGCAGCGGGCTGGCGGTCACCCCGCGCAGCGAGAGGCCCAGTTTCGCGGCTTCGTCGAGCACCCCGAGCACCGACTCGGCACGCAGCTGCGGGTCGCGGACGACACCTCCGCTACCCAGCCGGTCCTTGCCCACTTCGAACTGGGGCTTCACCATCGGCACCAGATCGGCGCCTTCACGCACGCAGTCGACGAGCGCGGGCAGCACGAGCTTGAGCGAGATGAACGAGAGATCGCCGACCACCAGGTCGACCGGGCCGCCGAGGTCTTCGGGCGTGAGGTTGCGGACGTTGGTGCGGTCCAGCACCACGACCCGCTCGTCGGTGCGGATCCGCCAGTCGAGCAAGCCGCGGCCGACGTCGGCGGCGATCACGGTCGCGGCGCCGGCGCGCAGCAGCACGTCGGTGAAGCCGCCGGTGGACGCGCCGGCGTCCAGGCAGCGCTTGCCTTCGACGCCGAGCCCGAGCGGGGTGAACGCCTCGAGCGCGCCGAGCAGCTTGTGCGCGCCGCGCGAGGCCCAGCCGGGGTCGTCTTCGTCCTTGACGACGATGGGCGCGTCGTTCTCCACACCGGTGGCGGGCTTGGACGCGACCATCCCGCGCACGGTGACCTTGCCGCCGGTGATCAGGGCGGAGGCCTGCTCACGGGAGCGGGCGAGGCCGCGCCGGACCAGTTCCGCGTCGAGGCGGGCCCGTTTGGGCACCGGTTCAGACCTTGTCGATGCTGGACAGGGCCACGGTCAGCTCGGTGTGCACGGCGTCGAAGCGCTCGACGTGCTCGGTGAGCGGAAGCGCGTCCAGGTCGTCCAGGCCGGCGACGGCCTCGTCGATGCCGGCCCGCGGGTCGGTCTGCTCGGAGAACGAGCCGGGCGGCGGTCCCGGGACGGGGTACGGGTGATCCTGCACGTCACAAACGGTATCAGTCAGGCCAGTCCGAGCCGCGCCAGCGCGGCCTTCGCGGCTTCGCCGCCGGCCTGGACCGTCGTCTTGCCGGACTCCCACGCCGTGTGGCAGAGCGCCCGGAGCAGGTCCAGGTCGGCACCTTCGCCGTCGACGGTGAGGACGTCGTCCCCGGCGTCGACCGACCAGCCCGGCCGGGGCCCGATCTTCAGTTCTCCGAGAGTGGACGTGAGTGCGGTGAGGTCGGCCGCGAGGTAGGTACCGCGCTCGGCCGGGACGGCTTCGACCAGCTGCTTCGGCGTCGCGACCCCGGAGAGCACGACCAGCGAGTCGACGCCCGCGGCGACCGCGCCGGCGATGTCGGTGTCGAGCCGGTCGCCGACGACGAGCGGATGCTCGGCACCGGCCGACTTCGCCGCGGTCTCGAACAACAGCGGCTCCGGTTTCCCGGCGACCAGGGGTTCGACTTCGGTGGCGGTCCGCAGCGCGGCGACCATCGAGCCGTTGCCCGGCAGCAGGCCCCGCTCGCTGGGCAGCGTCGCGTCGACGTTGCAGGCCACCCACAGCGCACCCGCCC is a window from the Amycolatopsis sp. NBC_00355 genome containing:
- the recN gene encoding DNA repair protein RecN, whose protein sequence is MLAEMRIQGLGVIEDALLELHAGFTVVTGETGAGKTMVVTGLHLLSGGRAEVSKVRTGMLKAFVEGRFTYSGVEGAERIVTDSGADVDEDGSVIALRAIAVDGRSRAHLGGRSVPVGVLAELSEQLIAVHGQNDQLRLLRPAEQRAVIDRFAGDAVTKPLRAYQEIRSEWLAVIAELTERSTRSREMAQQADLLKHGLTEIDAVVPEPGEDVELTAQIKRLAAADELRAAATEAHVAVSGSAEGDPDAPGAMGLVSEALRRLSTSEDAVLRELAPRLEEATVLLADVGAELGGYVETLDADPALLEKVLARQGDLKRLTRKYAADVDGVLAWADDARRRLETMDTSEEALAELALRRDQLAVQLATHAVDVSAAREKAAAELAAEITRELSGLAMGQAAIEVTVEQRPAEHGDTHALAIDGHAVHAGADGIDDVELLLRAHDGAPPLPVHKAASGGELSRVMLAIEVVLAHADTVQTLVFDEVDAGVGGRAAIEIGRRLARLARTHQVLVVTHLPQVAAFADQHLVVDKGHKGGVTRSGVKNLAPAERVSELARMLAGMDNETGRAHAEELLATAEKDKTEFEPKRKRAKKK
- a CDS encoding MarR family winged helix-turn-helix transcriptional regulator, which codes for MSLSREHDAAWRGFLRSSALLLRVLDADLRAAHGMSHRTYDALVQLSEAPDQRLHMKDLADALVHSASGLTRLVDGLERDGYARREVDAGNRRATLVILTPAGLAALEEAWPTHVRGVERHFAGHLSREEAWTLAAVFGRIAGDLES
- a CDS encoding VOC family protein, translating into MPTLPDVPAPRLAALERLPRPAVRTGFNHAALSVTDLDRAVAWYEQVFGLKLLLGPFSISSDAPGGGPASDIYGEGWQSARIAHMVMPGGTGIELFEFTGPVAERRAENFDYWRTGIFHICFTCLNVEETAKRITLFGGRQRSKIHQVGPESWFCFCEDPFGNVIELVDQTFEELFTPPPGVEDPDAC
- a CDS encoding HAD-IIA family hydrolase, whose protein sequence is MTDALLAAYDAVLFDLDGTVYHGTQVIPGAPETVKAARDHGTPVRFVTNNASKAPAEVVEHLVGLGMPADVGEVHTSAQAGAVLLRERLEPGAEVLVVGTGSLAAEVTRAGLTPVRENAESVQAVVQGHSPDNTWAALAEACLAIRAGALWVACNVDATLPSERGLLPGNGSMVAALRTATEVEPLVAGKPEPLLFETAAKSAGAEHPLVVGDRLDTDIAGAVAAGVDSLVVLSGVATPKQLVEAVPAERGTYLAADLTALTSTLGELKIGPRPGWSVDAGDDVLTVDGEGADLDLLRALCHTAWESGKTTVQAGGEAAKAALARLGLA
- a CDS encoding TlyA family RNA methyltransferase; the protein is MPKRARLDAELVRRGLARSREQASALITGGKVTVRGMVASKPATGVENDAPIVVKDEDDPGWASRGAHKLLGALEAFTPLGLGVEGKRCLDAGASTGGFTDVLLRAGAATVIAADVGRGLLDWRIRTDERVVVLDRTNVRNLTPEDLGGPVDLVVGDLSFISLKLVLPALVDCVREGADLVPMVKPQFEVGKDRLGSGGVVRDPQLRAESVLGVLDEAAKLGLSLRGVTASPLPGPSGNVEYFVWLRKEHVAESTVDAVDRSEAERLVRTAVEEGPA
- the steA gene encoding putative cytokinetic ring protein SteA, which translates into the protein MKLTGLLTRNSEPLPGITGVARVDRRTRELLRRISPGDIVVLDQLDLDRQTADALVDAEVAGVVNASPSISGRFPNLGPEILIAAGVPLVDSVGGELLRSIKDGTKLRLLDGVVYVGERQVASGIEQTADSVADQMIEAKAGMSTQLEAFSANTIEFLRRERTLILDGVGVPELKVQLRDRHVLVVAGGNGHAEDLKKLKKYIAEHRPVLIGVDAGADTLRAQGHLPDVMVGDPTGIGTATLRSGGEVVVPAQPDGHAPGVERIQDLGIGAVTFPASGNAEDLALLLADAHGASLVVTVGFQATLREFLDHGRSGSNPSTFLTRLKLGTKLVDGKAVATLHHSRVSIGAVVLLVLAAVVVVAAALLVSDVGSVYLDWLRHTWNSLAAWVKGLFT
- a CDS encoding NAD kinase, with translation MTTEREVLLMVHPDREATGEAAREVSARFAKAGIRIRVIDQDVCALINPDEHGVGATCTVVDPDDNPAAGVELVFVLGGDGTLLRAAELARPAGVPVLGVNLGRVGFLAEADSDALADTVQRVVDGDYQVEERMTIDVTVTHGGTELGRTWALNEASVEKSTRERVLDALIEVDGRPVSAFGCDGVLCATPTGSTAYAFSAGGPIIWPDVQALLVVPSNAHAMFSRPLVVSRDSVITVGIDPDGSSAVLTCDGTRSQDLPPGARVRVTCGGTPVRLVRLWDGPFTDRLVQKFALPVKSWRERHARPNE
- a CDS encoding zinc-binding alcohol dehydrogenase family protein, whose protein sequence is MRAVVLREPGPVENLELTDLPLPEAKPGWVRIAVRAFGLNRSELHTRLGLADGVTFPRVPGIEAVGVVDAAPDGDFEPGQQVATMMGGMGRTFDGGYAEYTLVPREQVIPFRSDLPWEVLGQVPETLQTAYGSLTTGLDLKAGQTLLIRGGTSALGFATATLARDLGATVFATTRRRDRLETLAAHGVEHPLLDDGDVAAQVRKIVPDGVDAALELVGTPTLPDTLAATRVHGTVCFTGMLSNEWTIKNFYPIGYLPAGVRLTAYGGEADDLPAPVLQRYLDRIADGGVSLGPARVYPMEAIRQAHDDLEHNRTAGKLVVLTGRVEGAAP
- a CDS encoding DUF1266 domain-containing protein, giving the protein MILPPPADVEAQLAAARREGDLDAYLGLLAGEELFVPIRRADAESILEDRAETFPNVYHETGGDEFLQVFTRGALPDLGSDVVFMSGALDWAVDGVGRHERVVFNRGTRGEWRLPGATLQPWLDAHLDDVTPLEEQVERLITAPYGHLEGPIAHALACGAHLAVLNAAPWNLLDGRYHDYVAEVRGLRDWWGVADPPAWRATMADLVGDGYALTPGNLVLMLRLRFAAEYGLRDGEFDPLTWAEVVGRWCAENDAEDQADELRDTVRRVSRYEQRFRADGLLDAEGFVTTALSWDVGRAVNIARWGLAAGYCDALSAELMVLEAGSLARRYHQSWADLSAGYLMGRVLHSRDDEFGEWYPAAVRVHHQLLQDPGSPWVNLDFGSLSEESDA